Proteins encoded by one window of Paroedura picta isolate Pp20150507F chromosome 9, Ppicta_v3.0, whole genome shotgun sequence:
- the MAFA gene encoding transcription factor MafA, which produces MASELAMSAADLPTSPLAIEYVNDFDLMKFEVKKEPAEAERFCHRLPPPGSLSSTPLSTPCSSVPSSPSFCAPSPGGQPAPGLAHPAAGHPTGAAGKAQLEELYWMSSYPQHLNPEALNLTPEDAVEALIGTPHHHHHHPQGAYDGFRGGGGGGGTPFPSEELGPAAHAHHPSGGPGAHHHHHHHHHAHLHHAAHHHPHHHHHLRLEERFSDDQLVSMSVRELNRQLRGFSKEEVIRLKQKRRTLKNRGYAQSCRYKRVQQRHILESEKCQLQGQVEQLKQEVARLAKERDLYKEKYEKLAGRSFAARDASPAQAQPQPPPNPPKSAADFFL; this is translated from the coding sequence ATGGCGTCGGAGCTGGCCATGAGCGCGGCCGACCTGCCCACGAGCCCGCTGGCCATCGAGTACGTGAACGACTTCGACCTCATGAAGTTCGAGGTGAAGAAGGAGCCGGCCGAGGCGGAGCGCTTCTGCCACCGCCTGCCGCCGCCGGGCTCGCTCTCCTCCACGCCGCTCAGCACGCCCTGCTCGTCGGTGCCCTCCTCGCCCAGCTTCTGCGCGCCCAGCCCCGGCGGCCAGCCCGCGCCCGGCCTCGCCCACCCCGCCGCCGGACACCCGACGGGCGCGGCGGGCAAGGCGCAGCTGGAGGAGCTCTACTGGATGTCCAGCTACCCGCAGCACCTCAACCCGGAGGCGCTCAACCTCACCCCCGAGGACGCCGTGGAGGCGCTCATCGGCACgccgcaccaccaccaccaccacccgcagGGCGCCTACGACGGCttccggggcggcggcggcggcggcgggacgcCCTTCCCGTCCGAGGAGCTGGGCCCGGCCGCCCACGCGCACCACCCGTCCGGCGGCCCCggcgcccaccaccaccaccaccaccaccaccacgcgcACCTGCACCACGCCGCCCACCACCAcccgcaccaccaccaccacctgcgcCTCGAGGAGCGCTTCTCCGACGACCAGCTCGTGTCCATGTCGGTGCGCGAGCTCAACCGGCAGCTGCGCGGCTTCAGCAAGGAGGAGGTGATCCGCCTCAAGCAGAAGCGGCGCACCCTCAAGAACCGCGGCTACGCCCAGTCGTGCCGCTACAAGCGCGTCCAGCAGCGGCACATCCTGGAGAGCGAGAagtgccagctgcagggccaggtGGAGCAGCTCAAGCAGGAGGTGGCCCGCCTCGCCAAGGAGCGCGACCTCTACAAGGAGAAGTACGAGAAGCTCGCCGGACGCTCCTTCGCCGCCCGCGACGCCTCCCCGGCCCAGGCCCAGCCCCAGCCGCCGCCCAACCCGCCCAAGAGCGCCGCGGACTTCTTCCTGTAG